The proteins below are encoded in one region of Christensenellaceae bacterium 44-20:
- a CDS encoding TIGR00266 family protein → MQYRIFGENLPAVTLRMETGERVFTQSGGMTWMSDGFSMETNMRGGVMKSLGRMFAGESIFMATYTAQRPGAEITFSSSFPGSILPLALDGREYICQKQSFLCATEGAELSLAPQLGRGGFFGGEGLLLERLSGRGMAFLELDGSVVEKNLAPGEVIKVSTGNVAAWEGSVSYTAETVRGFANIFFGGEGLFLTVLQGPGKVWLQTINMAEFAGRILPYLPARRN, encoded by the coding sequence GGAGAAAACCTGCCGGCCGTAACCCTTCGGATGGAGACGGGCGAGCGGGTGTTTACGCAGTCTGGCGGGATGACGTGGATGAGCGACGGCTTTTCCATGGAGACCAACATGCGCGGGGGCGTCATGAAAAGCCTCGGGCGCATGTTTGCCGGGGAATCCATCTTCATGGCGACCTACACAGCCCAGCGGCCGGGGGCGGAAATCACCTTCTCTTCCTCCTTCCCGGGCTCGATTCTGCCGCTGGCCCTGGATGGCCGGGAATATATCTGCCAGAAGCAGTCGTTCTTATGCGCGACGGAAGGCGCCGAGCTCTCCCTTGCCCCGCAGCTTGGCCGGGGCGGTTTCTTCGGCGGCGAAGGGCTGCTCCTGGAGCGGCTCTCCGGCCGGGGCATGGCGTTTTTAGAGCTGGACGGCTCGGTCGTCGAGAAAAATCTTGCGCCGGGAGAGGTCATCAAAGTCAGCACGGGCAACGTCGCGGCGTGGGAGGGCAGCGTCTCCTACACCGCCGAGACCGTGCGCGGGTTTGCCAACATCTTCTTTGGCGGCGAGGGCCTGTTTCTGACCGTGCTCCAGGGGCCGGGCAAGGTCTGGCTGCAAACCATCAACATGGCGGAGTTTGCCGGGCGCATTCTGCCCTATCTGCCTGCAAGGAGGAATTAG
- a CDS encoding LURP-one-related family protein, with amino-acid sequence MKQKVWSWREEFSICDEQGIPRYYVRGELFSWGHKLHIYEPGGREIAYLEQKLWSFLHRFRIYITGSLAAEIAEQFAWFSRRYQVLGPNWDVAGDVFSHEYSIDAPFGPVAHVSKEWFTWGDSYCIDVRSPQDEILAICVALGIDCCLADSN; translated from the coding sequence ATGAAACAAAAGGTTTGGAGCTGGCGGGAGGAGTTCTCCATCTGCGACGAGCAGGGCATCCCCCGCTACTATGTGCGCGGGGAGCTCTTTTCCTGGGGCCACAAGCTGCATATTTACGAGCCGGGCGGCCGGGAAATCGCGTATCTGGAGCAGAAGCTCTGGAGCTTTCTGCACCGCTTCCGCATCTACATCACGGGCAGCCTGGCCGCGGAGATTGCCGAGCAGTTTGCCTGGTTTTCCCGGCGCTATCAGGTTTTGGGGCCGAACTGGGATGTTGCTGGCGACGTTTTCTCCCACGAATACTCCATCGACGCGCCGTTTGGGCCGGTGGCGCACGTCAGCAAGGAGTGGTTTACCTGGGGCGACAGCTACTGCATCGACGTGCGCAGCCCCCAGGACGAGATTCTGGCCATCTGCGTGGCTCTGGGCATCGACTGCTGTCTGGCCGACAGCAATTAG
- the nrdG gene encoding anaerobic ribonucleoside-triphosphate reductase activating protein, translated as MSDCSQNKIHVAGLIGDSIVDGPGLRAVVFVQGCDKRCPGCHNPEAQSFEGGTAYTPEEIFEKIRKSPLCRGVTFSGGEPLCQAEALIPLAKMLKKAGYELAMYTGDVYEQVMAAGGAKAELVRLVDVLIDGPFLQEQKSLLLRFKGSKNQRIIDVPASLEQGSAVLVTAERWVGEQ; from the coding sequence ATGTCGGATTGCAGTCAAAATAAAATTCACGTCGCCGGGCTGATTGGCGATTCCATTGTGGATGGCCCGGGGCTGAGGGCGGTGGTGTTCGTTCAGGGCTGTGATAAGCGCTGCCCCGGCTGCCATAACCCCGAGGCCCAGAGCTTCGAGGGCGGCACGGCCTACACCCCGGAGGAGATTTTTGAGAAAATCCGCAAAAGCCCGCTCTGCCGCGGCGTTACCTTTTCGGGCGGCGAGCCGCTCTGCCAGGCCGAGGCGCTCATTCCCCTGGCAAAAATGCTCAAAAAGGCGGGGTACGAGCTGGCCATGTATACCGGCGATGTGTATGAGCAGGTGATGGCGGCGGGCGGCGCAAAGGCCGAGCTGGTGCGGCTGGTGGACGTGCTCATCGACGGCCCCTTCCTCCAGGAGCAGAAGAGCCTGCTGCTGCGCTTCAAGGGCTCGAAAAATCAGCGGATTATCGATGTTCCCGCGTCCCTGGAGCAGGGCAGCGCCGTTCTGGTGACCGCCGAGCGCTGGGTAGGCGAGCAATAG
- a CDS encoding anaerobic ribonucleoside triphosphate reductase produces the protein MFATIIKRDGRAVAYDRSKIEVAIEKAMEAGGRRNAGQAQRLAELAEDKLAEKFIDRDPGVEDIQDVVEQVLMENGYALIAKRYILYRAQRTRAREMNTHLMRTYDELTFADAADSDRKRDNANVDGNTAMGTMLQYGSEGAKDYYQKYILSEEQSRAHREGDIHIHDMDFYTLTTTCCQIDLLKLFHGGFSTGHGFLREPNDIASYAALACIAIQSNQNDQHGGQSIPNFDYGLAPGVVKTYKKRYAQNFERAAEILCPGAGITEKGMRELIAKIEQEQGCYPNLDENPAYLAAEKAALAGKIADETIEKLQAFACAHAGEETERATYQAMEGLVHNLNTMHSRAGAQTPFSSINYGTDTSAEGRLVMRSVMLATEAGLGRGETPIFPIHIFRVKEGINYNPEDPNYDLFKLACRVSAKRLFPNFSFLDAPFNLQYYKPGHPETEICYMGCRTRVMGNHYDPSREISYGRGNLSFTSINLPRIAIKSNGNLEWFFEELQRKMDLCTGQLLDRFAIQAAKKVKNYPFLMGQGVWIDSEKLGTDDTVGEVLKHGTLSIGFIGLAETLIALMGKHHGESEEAQNLGLEIVHFMRDYVDNKSQETGLNFTLLATPAEGLSGRFVRMDKKKYGVIPGVTDKEYYTNSFHVPVYYNIGAFDKIQKEAPYHALTNAGHISYVELDGDTATNVEAFESIIRAMKEAGIGYGSVNHPVDRDPECGYCGIIGDECPRCGRKEGEDGEGFERIRRITGYLVGTVERFNDAKRAEERDRVKHDVGLQSK, from the coding sequence ATGTTTGCGACGATTATCAAAAGAGACGGCCGGGCAGTGGCATATGACAGAAGCAAAATCGAGGTAGCCATTGAGAAGGCCATGGAGGCAGGCGGCCGGAGAAACGCCGGGCAGGCGCAGCGCCTGGCAGAGCTGGCCGAGGACAAACTGGCCGAGAAATTCATCGACAGAGACCCTGGCGTCGAGGATATTCAGGATGTGGTAGAGCAGGTTTTGATGGAGAATGGCTATGCCCTCATCGCCAAGCGCTATATCCTGTACCGCGCCCAGCGTACCCGTGCCCGGGAGATGAATACGCACCTGATGCGCACATATGACGAGCTGACCTTTGCCGACGCGGCAGACAGCGACCGCAAGCGGGATAACGCCAATGTCGACGGCAATACCGCCATGGGCACCATGCTGCAATACGGCTCGGAGGGCGCGAAGGACTATTACCAGAAGTATATTTTAAGCGAGGAGCAGTCCCGGGCGCACCGGGAAGGGGATATCCATATCCACGATATGGATTTCTATACCCTGACGACCACCTGCTGCCAGATTGACCTTCTAAAGCTCTTCCACGGCGGCTTTTCCACCGGCCACGGCTTTTTGCGCGAGCCCAACGACATCGCCAGCTATGCGGCGCTGGCCTGCATCGCCATCCAGTCCAACCAGAACGACCAGCACGGCGGCCAGAGCATCCCGAACTTCGATTACGGCCTGGCGCCGGGCGTCGTGAAAACCTATAAAAAGCGCTATGCCCAGAACTTCGAGCGCGCGGCCGAGATTCTCTGCCCTGGCGCCGGGATTACGGAAAAGGGCATGCGGGAATTGATTGCTAAAATCGAGCAGGAGCAGGGCTGCTATCCGAACCTGGATGAGAACCCGGCCTATCTGGCGGCGGAAAAAGCCGCGCTGGCCGGCAAGATCGCGGACGAGACGATTGAGAAGCTCCAGGCCTTTGCCTGCGCCCACGCAGGGGAGGAGACCGAGCGGGCGACGTATCAGGCCATGGAGGGCCTGGTGCACAACCTCAATACCATGCACAGCCGCGCCGGCGCGCAGACGCCCTTCTCCTCCATCAACTACGGCACGGATACTTCCGCCGAGGGCAGGCTGGTGATGAGAAGCGTCATGCTGGCGACGGAGGCTGGCCTGGGCCGGGGCGAGACGCCCATCTTCCCCATCCACATCTTCCGCGTCAAAGAGGGCATCAACTACAACCCGGAGGACCCGAACTACGATCTCTTCAAGCTGGCCTGCCGGGTCTCGGCAAAGCGGCTGTTCCCCAACTTCTCCTTCCTGGATGCGCCGTTCAACCTGCAATACTATAAGCCCGGCCATCCCGAGACGGAAATCTGCTATATGGGCTGCCGGACGCGCGTCATGGGCAATCACTACGACCCCAGCCGCGAGATCTCCTATGGCCGGGGCAACCTCTCGTTTACGTCTATCAACCTGCCCCGGATTGCCATCAAGAGCAACGGCAATCTGGAGTGGTTCTTCGAGGAGCTCCAGCGCAAGATGGACCTCTGCACCGGGCAGCTGCTGGATCGCTTCGCCATCCAGGCGGCCAAGAAAGTCAAGAACTATCCTTTCTTGATGGGCCAGGGGGTTTGGATCGATTCGGAAAAGCTGGGCACAGACGACACCGTCGGCGAAGTTCTCAAGCACGGCACGCTCTCCATCGGCTTCATCGGCCTGGCCGAGACGCTCATCGCCCTCATGGGCAAGCACCACGGCGAGAGCGAGGAGGCCCAGAACCTGGGGCTGGAAATCGTGCACTTCATGCGCGACTATGTGGATAATAAGAGCCAGGAGACGGGGCTGAACTTCACGCTGCTGGCCACCCCTGCCGAGGGCCTTTCCGGCCGGTTTGTGCGCATGGATAAAAAGAAATACGGCGTCATTCCCGGGGTGACGGACAAGGAATACTACACCAACAGCTTCCACGTTCCGGTTTACTACAACATCGGCGCGTTCGACAAGATCCAGAAGGAGGCGCCCTACCACGCGCTGACCAACGCCGGCCACATCTCGTATGTCGAGCTGGACGGCGATACGGCCACCAACGTCGAGGCGTTCGAATCCATCATCCGGGCGATGAAGGAGGCGGGCATCGGCTATGGCTCTGTCAACCACCCGGTAGACCGGGACCCAGAGTGCGGCTACTGCGGCATCATCGGGGATGAGTGCCCCCGGTGCGGCAGAAAAGAGGGCGAAGACGGCGAGGGCTTTGAGCGCATCCGCCGCATCACCGGCTATCTCGTGGGCACGGTGGAGCGGTTCAACGACGCCAAGCGCGCCGAAGAGAGGGATCGGGTGAAGCACGATGTCGGATTGCAGTCAAAATAA
- a CDS encoding CopG family transcriptional regulator, protein MFEIQKGAGAIRVKTIRLPDELFQHLDELARDNGISMNALILQCCNYALCSMEKQRQEG, encoded by the coding sequence ATGTTTGAAATTCAAAAAGGGGCAGGAGCAATCCGCGTTAAAACCATCCGCCTTCCAGATGAGCTTTTTCAGCATCTTGACGAGCTTGCCCGGGACAACGGCATTTCTATGAACGCTTTGATTCTGCAATGCTGCAACTATGCATTATGCAGTATGGAAAAACAGCGGCAAGAAGGATAG
- a CDS encoding helix-turn-helix transcriptional regulator has translation MRYRRIRDLREDADLSQRQLAKELGMYKTTYANYERGEREIPLNVAIRLAKYYGVSLDYLAGLTNERK, from the coding sequence ATGCGTTATCGGCGAATCAGGGATTTAAGGGAAGATGCAGATTTGAGCCAGCGGCAGCTTGCAAAGGAGCTTGGCATGTATAAAACCACATATGCTAATTACGAGCGTGGTGAGCGGGAAATTCCTTTGAACGTCGCCATTCGTTTGGCGAAATATTATGGCGTGAGCCTGGATTATCTGGCCGGGCTGACAAATGAGAGAAAATAA
- a CDS encoding ATP-binding protein, which produces MTLQELLAQYDRRRGAAEKRLAEQEQALYSAHPALGALQERRQELILGQLLAVMKNPQEKQAALEDFARRMEQLEAEKTEYICAHGIELPRLEVQCPLCQDTGYLQQGNRKKFCPCLREQLYEKVLGGQKVAALEGSFAAFDAGIFPDTQQGGQASQRSRILAIRSFAEGYCQAFPENQQKQLLFMGKPGLGKSYLLACICKRLAERQRDICYLGSYALFELFHRDRLGEAALLEPVYEAKILVIDDLGSEPMTQNVTKEYFFDLLCARERAGLHTFMATNCTADQLRERYTERVSSRLLSRQQSMVIRFSGEDLRLL; this is translated from the coding sequence ATGACGTTGCAGGAACTTTTAGCACAATACGACCGGCGGCGCGGCGCCGCGGAAAAGCGCCTGGCAGAGCAGGAGCAGGCGCTCTATTCGGCGCACCCTGCCCTTGGCGCCCTGCAGGAGCGGCGGCAGGAGCTGATTTTGGGCCAGCTTTTGGCCGTCATGAAAAACCCGCAGGAAAAGCAGGCCGCCCTGGAAGATTTCGCCCGGCGCATGGAGCAGCTGGAGGCGGAAAAGACCGAGTATATCTGCGCGCACGGCATCGAACTGCCGCGGCTGGAAGTGCAGTGCCCGCTCTGCCAGGACACCGGCTATCTCCAGCAGGGAAACCGCAAAAAATTTTGCCCCTGCCTGCGGGAACAGCTGTATGAGAAGGTATTGGGCGGCCAGAAGGTTGCCGCGCTGGAGGGCAGTTTTGCGGCGTTTGACGCGGGCATTTTCCCGGATACCCAGCAGGGCGGCCAGGCCAGCCAGCGCAGCCGGATTCTGGCCATCCGCTCGTTTGCCGAGGGCTACTGCCAGGCTTTTCCCGAAAACCAGCAGAAGCAGCTGTTGTTTATGGGCAAGCCCGGCCTGGGCAAGAGCTATCTGCTCGCCTGCATCTGCAAGCGGCTTGCCGAGCGGCAGAGAGATATCTGCTATCTGGGCTCCTACGCGCTGTTCGAGCTGTTTCACCGGGATAGGCTGGGCGAGGCCGCGCTGTTAGAGCCGGTCTACGAGGCCAAGATTTTGGTGATAGACGATCTCGGCAGCGAGCCCATGACGCAGAACGTGACAAAGGAGTATTTCTTCGATTTGCTCTGCGCTCGGGAGCGGGCCGGTTTGCACACGTTCATGGCCACCAACTGCACGGCCGACCAGCTGCGGGAGCGCTACACCGAGCGCGTTTCTTCGCGGTTGCTCTCCCGCCAGCAGAGCATGGTCATCCGCTTCTCCGGCGAGGATTTGCGGCTGCTTTAG
- a CDS encoding DnaD domain protein codes for MEFSKDLLDFVSVPRFAVEALLQKSESSIRVYLYGLVRGSAEAEQMAGELGLSRAQVLEALEQLEAAGLLRVQAGGGKVQYLLQSAAPAPEADPYPDREFNETLQALFSDRPLSFSDYKAFYEILEVYGLSRPIILMLAEYCINTNQKGNRVAMSYIRQVAKAWAKEGIDTIEHAQMHMAALAETAGGAREVLRLLKIGRLPTDSEQELYEKWEREWGFSFAAIKAATAATTSARYPSMKYLDGILKNLRQEGVQTASGVRSYFADHEAEDEQIKALLRAVSAPSLAVAPAHRRAYRHFLEMGYGQQEMLMACAQAVRAGKASLDAVEKILQDWQKKGLLHQDEIAAAQAEQERRQEKIAAMHAAAGVKKRITRADEALYQKFLDYGFGEDVIAFAASCAYGMAAPLKAMDAILSRWKQAGAMSLPAAKEQNEQFRAGRQKRGGASAIDEREYAPGELDAKVYDPIEEILRGQSRQKDSEGDTQ; via the coding sequence ATGGAGTTTAGCAAAGACCTGCTGGATTTTGTCAGCGTGCCGCGCTTCGCGGTGGAAGCGCTGCTGCAAAAAAGCGAATCCAGCATTCGAGTGTATCTATATGGCCTGGTGCGGGGCAGCGCGGAGGCAGAGCAGATGGCGGGCGAGCTGGGCCTTTCCCGGGCGCAGGTGCTGGAAGCGCTGGAGCAGCTGGAAGCGGCCGGGCTTTTGCGCGTGCAGGCAGGGGGCGGGAAGGTGCAGTATCTGCTGCAATCCGCCGCTCCCGCGCCCGAGGCAGACCCATACCCGGACCGGGAGTTCAACGAAACCCTCCAGGCCCTGTTTTCAGACCGCCCCCTCTCCTTTTCGGATTACAAAGCTTTTTACGAGATTCTCGAGGTCTACGGTCTCTCCCGGCCGATTATCCTGATGCTGGCGGAATACTGCATCAATACCAACCAGAAGGGCAACCGCGTGGCCATGAGCTATATCCGGCAGGTGGCCAAGGCCTGGGCAAAAGAGGGCATCGATACCATCGAGCACGCCCAGATGCATATGGCCGCCCTGGCAGAGACGGCCGGCGGCGCCAGGGAAGTGCTCCGGCTGCTCAAGATTGGCCGCCTGCCCACGGACAGCGAGCAGGAGCTCTATGAGAAATGGGAGCGGGAGTGGGGCTTTTCCTTTGCCGCCATCAAGGCCGCGACAGCCGCCACCACCAGCGCCCGGTATCCCAGCATGAAATACCTGGACGGCATCTTGAAAAATCTCCGGCAGGAGGGCGTGCAGACGGCGTCCGGCGTGCGCAGCTATTTCGCAGACCACGAAGCCGAGGACGAGCAGATTAAGGCGCTGCTCCGGGCGGTCTCTGCCCCCAGCCTGGCCGTGGCCCCGGCGCACCGCAGGGCCTACCGGCATTTCCTCGAGATGGGCTATGGCCAGCAGGAGATGCTGATGGCCTGCGCCCAGGCCGTGCGCGCGGGCAAAGCCAGCCTGGATGCCGTGGAAAAAATCTTGCAGGATTGGCAGAAAAAGGGCCTTCTGCACCAGGATGAGATTGCGGCCGCCCAGGCCGAGCAGGAGCGCCGGCAGGAGAAAATCGCGGCCATGCACGCGGCGGCGGGCGTCAAGAAGCGCATCACCCGGGCAGACGAGGCCCTGTATCAGAAGTTTTTGGATTACGGTTTTGGCGAGGATGTCATCGCGTTCGCGGCCTCCTGCGCCTATGGCATGGCCGCGCCCCTCAAGGCCATGGATGCCATCTTGTCCCGCTGGAAGCAGGCCGGCGCCATGAGCCTGCCCGCCGCAAAGGAGCAGAACGAGCAGTTCCGGGCAGGCCGGCAGAAGAGGGGCGGCGCATCTGCCATCGATGAGCGGGAGTATGCCCCGGGCGAGCTGGATGCCAAGGTTTACGACCCCATCGAGGAGATTTTGCGCGGGCAGTCCCGGCAGAAGGATTCGGAGGGCGATACGCAATGA
- a CDS encoding EamA family transporter, which produces MNHENQSSLKHTASILASGSLWGTIGLFVRVLTPSGLTSLQLVFLRSVVTALGLLAYLLIFRREALKIRLKDIWVFAGMGILSVLFFSVCYFSTIQMADLSVAAVLLYTSPVFVMLLSLLLFREKLNARKILALCCCLGGCALVSGVLGGAHSLTLPALITGLLSGLGYSLYGIFGKFAVKKGYGALTTTFYTFLISAAAAIPFSGLGEIPAKCAAQSGSVLLIILLGIVTSVLPYLLYTYGLTGISASKAAIFASVEPVVAMLLGLLFFGEPLTLSAVAGMALVLGAVVLLSCEGKSSKAKGNG; this is translated from the coding sequence GTGAATCACGAAAACCAAAGTTCTCTCAAGCATACAGCATCGATTTTAGCATCCGGCAGCCTTTGGGGGACGATTGGGCTGTTCGTGCGGGTGCTCACTCCCAGCGGGCTGACTTCTCTGCAACTGGTGTTTCTGCGCAGCGTGGTAACGGCGCTGGGCCTGCTGGCCTATCTGCTGATTTTTCGGCGGGAAGCGCTTAAAATCCGCCTGAAGGATATCTGGGTTTTTGCCGGGATGGGCATTTTGAGCGTGCTGTTCTTCAGCGTCTGCTATTTTTCCACCATCCAGATGGCAGACCTCTCGGTGGCGGCGGTTTTGCTCTATACTTCGCCAGTCTTTGTCATGCTGCTCAGCCTGCTGCTGTTTCGGGAGAAGCTAAACGCCAGGAAAATTCTGGCGCTTTGCTGCTGCCTGGGGGGCTGCGCGCTGGTCTCGGGCGTTTTGGGCGGCGCCCATAGCCTGACGCTCCCCGCCCTCATTACCGGCCTGCTTTCCGGCCTGGGCTATTCACTCTACGGCATTTTTGGGAAATTTGCCGTAAAAAAGGGCTACGGCGCGCTGACGACCACGTTCTATACCTTCCTGATTTCGGCGGCCGCGGCAATTCCCTTTTCGGGATTGGGGGAGATTCCGGCCAAATGCGCGGCCCAGAGCGGTTCGGTTCTCCTGATTATCCTGCTGGGCATCGTAACCAGCGTTCTGCCGTATCTGCTCTATACTTACGGGCTGACGGGCATTTCGGCCAGCAAAGCGGCGATTTTTGCCTCGGTCGAGCCAGTGGTCGCCATGCTGCTGGGTCTGCTGTTCTTTGGCGAGCCGCTGACGCTCTCGGCTGTCGCCGGCATGGCGCTGGTGCTGGGCGCGGTGGTTCTGCTTTCCTGCGAGGGCAAGAGCAGCAAGGCCAAGGGCAACGGGTAA
- a CDS encoding alpha/beta hydrolase, whose protein sequence is MNVKPQTRFTNHRGVGKYADISFETEVQVGKKETRTQRVRTKVHYFEAGQEHRRTLLLLHGTGQSAYFYAHNFEALARHFHVILPDLPGHGYSGCPEMDYVIGDFSVALEAFLHRVGVGPVYLVAYGQAAGYAADFCYYNPDRVRRMVFISPGAYANTDALYARSFSGMLGGWYAGRLAHPAQGEKYWKRLLLDQTMLTERDIDEFCRPFARNGVRICTRLSAVNYLEEDLESALAAVSCPVLVLSGADDNVSSQEDTALFCDTLPNAYAMQLHGCGALPHFEKPAAVNRGISRFLLGKL, encoded by the coding sequence ATGAACGTCAAGCCGCAGACCAGGTTTACCAACCACCGGGGCGTGGGAAAATACGCCGATATCAGCTTCGAGACAGAGGTGCAGGTGGGCAAAAAGGAGACGCGCACCCAGCGCGTGCGCACCAAGGTGCACTATTTCGAGGCCGGGCAGGAACATCGGCGCACGCTGCTCTTGCTGCACGGCACGGGGCAGTCTGCCTATTTCTACGCGCACAACTTCGAGGCGCTGGCCCGGCATTTCCACGTGATTTTGCCGGATCTCCCCGGCCACGGCTATTCGGGCTGCCCCGAGATGGATTACGTCATCGGCGATTTCTCCGTGGCGCTGGAGGCGTTTTTGCACCGCGTCGGCGTCGGGCCGGTCTATCTCGTGGCCTATGGCCAGGCGGCGGGCTATGCCGCGGATTTTTGCTACTATAACCCGGATCGCGTGCGGCGCATGGTGTTCATCAGCCCCGGCGCCTACGCCAATACGGACGCGCTCTATGCCCGGAGCTTTTCCGGGATGCTCGGGGGCTGGTATGCCGGCAGGCTGGCGCACCCGGCCCAGGGCGAGAAGTACTGGAAGCGCCTGCTGCTCGACCAAACCATGCTGACAGAGCGGGATATTGACGAGTTTTGCCGCCCCTTTGCCAGAAACGGCGTGCGCATCTGCACGCGGCTTTCGGCGGTCAACTATCTGGAGGAGGATTTGGAGAGCGCGCTTGCCGCGGTTTCCTGCCCGGTGCTCGTGCTTTCGGGCGCAGACGACAACGTCTCCAGCCAGGAGGACACCGCGCTGTTCTGCGATACTCTGCCCAACGCTTACGCCATGCAGCTGCACGGCTGCGGCGCGCTGCCGCATTTCGAAAAGCCTGCCGCCGTCAACCGCGGCATCTCGCGGTTTTTGCTGGGCAAGCTATAG
- a CDS encoding CCA tRNA nucleotidyltransferase: MKQITLKEELRQALTALARELGTPVYLVGGCVRNALLGLPAADVDIASAALPEQVLAAAARMGVQAAVVHQTLGTVELYLAGERIEHTAFRRESYAPGGGHAPKSVQLGASLEQDALRRDFSVNALYYDVAADFVLDPTGRGFADLEKRRLRSARPKAEEMIRDDALRLLRMVRFACQLGFTIQKELFLQARRYAHQIAALPRERIAPELTKILLSDTAYDIPQSVPPQKRGLLYLKALGLLQILIPEFARADEMGKCQYHRYSVLMHSICSCAAAPPDLVTRLAALLHDIGKPSAWLEQGNMHGHDAIGAPMAEGRLKALGFSHKIAGQVRELVAAHMFDLDGKTREVRVRRQVQRMGYEAFYRLADLREADAVGTGKARPPILIAEYFRETAGKMKAEGIPMSPADLAISGKDLQALGLKGPQIGQVLQKLVELCAADPGQNTPKRLLAQARGLAQNAGE; encoded by the coding sequence ATGAAGCAAATCACACTCAAAGAAGAACTGCGCCAGGCGCTCACTGCGCTGGCCCGGGAGCTTGGGACGCCGGTCTACCTGGTGGGCGGGTGCGTCCGAAACGCCCTGCTGGGGCTGCCGGCGGCGGACGTGGATATCGCCTCGGCCGCGCTTCCGGAGCAGGTGCTGGCCGCGGCGGCGCGCATGGGCGTCCAGGCGGCGGTGGTGCATCAGACGCTGGGCACGGTGGAACTGTATCTGGCCGGGGAGCGCATCGAGCATACCGCCTTTCGCCGGGAGAGCTATGCCCCGGGCGGCGGCCATGCGCCAAAAAGCGTCCAGCTGGGGGCCAGCCTGGAGCAAGATGCCCTGCGCCGGGATTTCTCGGTCAACGCCCTCTATTACGACGTCGCCGCAGATTTCGTGCTGGACCCAACCGGCCGCGGCTTTGCCGATTTAGAAAAACGCCGGCTGCGATCTGCCCGGCCAAAAGCCGAAGAGATGATCCGCGACGACGCCCTGCGGCTGCTGCGCATGGTGCGCTTTGCCTGCCAGCTGGGCTTTACCATCCAAAAAGAGCTGTTTTTGCAGGCCCGGCGGTATGCGCACCAGATTGCCGCCCTGCCCCGGGAGCGCATCGCCCCCGAGCTCACAAAAATCCTGCTCTCGGATACCGCCTACGATATCCCCCAGAGCGTGCCGCCCCAAAAACGCGGCCTGCTCTATTTAAAGGCGCTGGGGCTGCTGCAAATCCTCATTCCCGAGTTTGCCCGGGCGGATGAGATGGGCAAATGCCAGTATCACCGCTATAGCGTGCTCATGCACAGCATCTGTTCCTGCGCGGCGGCCCCGCCGGATCTGGTCACCCGGCTGGCGGCGCTGCTGCACGATATCGGCAAGCCCAGCGCCTGGCTGGAGCAGGGCAATATGCACGGGCACGACGCCATCGGCGCACCCATGGCCGAGGGGCGGCTGAAGGCGCTGGGTTTTTCGCATAAAATTGCCGGGCAGGTGCGCGAACTGGTGGCGGCGCATATGTTCGATCTGGATGGCAAAACCCGGGAGGTGCGCGTCCGCAGGCAGGTTCAGCGCATGGGCTACGAGGCCTTCTACCGCCTGGCGGATCTGCGGGAGGCAGACGCGGTAGGCACGGGCAAGGCGCGGCCGCCCATTCTCATCGCCGAGTATTTCCGGGAGACTGCCGGCAAAATGAAGGCCGAGGGCATCCCCATGTCCCCGGCAGACTTGGCAATTTCTGGAAAAGATTTGCAGGCGCTGGGTCTGAAGGGTCCGCAGATCGGCCAGGTTCTGCAAAAGCTGGTGGAGCTGTGCGCGGCAGACCCCGGGCAAAACACGCCAAAACGCCTGCTGGCCCAGGCCAGAGGGCTTGCGCAAAACGCCGGAGAATAG